The genomic segment AATGGGTACCATAGATAGTAATTATGTTGTCCCCCGTACGATTAAAGGCTTACCCGTTGTAGGAATAGAATGGCCTGGCTTCTATGAAAATAAGAACGTCAGAAATGTATCTTTACCAGAGGGCCTTCAGAGCCTTGGACAAGGCGTATTTGAAAGTTCGGCCCTTGAAAAAATAAATCTGCCTGAATCCTTAAGTAAAATAGGACAAGCAACCTTTGCAGGAAGCTCTTTGTCCAGTATAACCCTACCTTCTCATATTAAGGAAATTCCAGAGGCGAGCTTTAATGATACAAAAATTACCAGTATTTACATCCCTGATAATATAGAAAAAATAGGCCCAAAATCCTTTCTGAGAAGTGAGTTACAAACAGTTGAGTTTGAAACTGGGCCTGAGGAAATTGGAGAAAGCGCTTTTTCCCAGAATCATATCAATAACATATATATACCTAGTGGTACTCAAATCATTGGTAAGTATGCTTTTAGCTCTAACCCACATGAGCGAATTGTTGTAAAGGGCAAAAAGGATATAGGAGAAAAGGCATTTCAATTAAGTGATCATGATGTTGAGGTAGATATTGATGAATCATATACAGAAAAAACGGAATTGGAGAGAATATTTGGAGTGGAGCCACTTAGTATTAATGGTGTCCATAAAGATCCTATCTACACATCTGAAGAAGTACGTATATTTAAAAATTGGGCTGGCAAACAAATAAATATTATCAGAAAAGAACATGATGGTAATATAGAATATGGATTAGAAACACTCAAAGCCACCATCTATAGTTCAATATTATCTATAAGATTGGAATATTATAGAGGAATAAATGATGTCCATTACTTTGAGGTACAAAAAGATGATGATATCTATACATATAAAGAATATAAAGACGATATCCTGATCGCAGAAGATACAGATACGGATATGGTTAATTTATTGTCAGACAGGTGATTCAAAAGAATCACTCTAAGATAAAATCTTCTTTAGGGATATTCCTTTTAATAATGACTACAGAACCCAGAATAGAAACGATTCCTGCCAGGGAACTTATAATATACAAATACTGAGCAGAATTAGTATTATTGTATATCTCACCAGGCAAAGCTGCCTTATCAAAGAACGGGGTACAAGCAGGAATAAGCATACCAACAAGCACAATACCACTTAGGAAATAGACATTTTTCCTGTTATGTTTAAACAGTTCAACACCTTTTTGTGTACTAGACCAATATTTATATCTAGTTGTAATCGATGTGTAAAATACCAGAGAAAAACGAGCAAAAACTAGCATAAAAAGAGGAAAGAAACCAAGATTGGTAATGATCATATAGAACGAACGACTACCATACATAGTCAAACTTAAAATCATAACAATAATAGTGAGAAGTAAGATAAGTAATAATAAAAAAGGCAACATACGAATGATTGTGAACAATAGAGTGATGATCATATTGGGTAGCTGTTTTATAGTAAGGATTAATTTCTTTAGATTGATAGGATCCAGCTCCCTATCATCCATTAAGTGAAGGATCAAATATCCCATTAAGACAAAACCCAATAATGTCACAACGGACATGCTAATCAGAGATTGGATAACAAATAAGTTATCAGGATCAAGATCGCCCATCAAATAGTGTCTTATCTGTTCATTCCCGTAAAAAAACAAAGCGAAGTTATACACAAAGAACACACCAATGAGGATGGCTCTTTTTTGAAGCAAATCGATAATATCTTTGATCAATACTTTTATGGGTACACTCATATTTTATCTCTCTTTTCTATGATAACTCTGTTATTGGTGTCTTAACAACCTGCTCCAGAGCCTGAAGAGCATCCTTCTGCTCCCATCCCAGAGCCCTCAAATTCCAACTGGCACAATGAAGGGCAACCTTATGATGATCACATTCCTTATTGCCATATTCTTCTATAGTTACCAATAGACTTCCTTGCCACATGGTAGCCCCTAATAAGGAATCCAAGCCATCAGGAAGCTGAATACTTTCAAACACCTTCTGGGTTCTCTCAATCATGATAGGTCGTAGAATAGAATAGGTTCTACTACGTAAGGCCTTCTGAAATAGTATTCCTGAATGACTACTGTAATCTAACCCCACCTTCACTCCTGTATAAACCATTGAAGCTAAGATAACAGCAGAAGATAGCTCCTTCTTCTGGTAATATTGTCCTATTCTATCCACTGGAGCTAAAACTTTCTCTACTTCGCTTTTAATAAGTTGATCTATTAGGTCCTCTTTATCCTTGAAGTAAAAATAAAAGTTCCCATTTGATGTAGAAGCCCTGTCTATTGTCTTACGAATGGTTAAACCAGCGAGACCCTTTTCCTTTATCAGGATAAGGGCTGCCTTTAGAATATTTTCGCGCATCTCTTCACTATGTTGAATACGAGCATCTGTTCTACGATAAGCCATTTACACCTCTGAAAAATGGGTATGCTTGAAGGCATCATTGTATTTAAACCCATACCCCATAGCATGATCCATTCCAATATGACTAGTCCAAATCAAAGCGATTCCATACCAGAGTGGATTGGATAGGACTATTCCTATGATGGCACAGACAAGAGGCCAGGCAAGGGAATGACCAATATTATACACCCTTGCCCCCCAGTTGTTATTAATAAGATAACCCAACATAAAAAGATCTGGAACTAAAAGGAAAACGAAGAATGCCCAAATAGGTAATCCCAATTGAATATAAATAACTAAACCAGCAAT from the Spirochaeta cellobiosiphila DSM 17781 genome contains:
- a CDS encoding leucine-rich repeat domain-containing protein, whose translation is MYIKKIMSLVRLISLSLIVSSCNLFNTEPKPHDGEPEDLKPYGISLSANSVFFKDDILSYHKGSFVVTERATQESLENPNQYISVFDTHQVGKGLVVFVINDISYNYPIDIRDNNIVYKINSDNQIIMSEMGTIDSNYVVPRTIKGLPVVGIEWPGFYENKNVRNVSLPEGLQSLGQGVFESSALEKINLPESLSKIGQATFAGSSLSSITLPSHIKEIPEASFNDTKITSIYIPDNIEKIGPKSFLRSELQTVEFETGPEEIGESAFSQNHINNIYIPSGTQIIGKYAFSSNPHERIVVKGKKDIGEKAFQLSDHDVEVDIDESYTEKTELERIFGVEPLSINGVHKDPIYTSEEVRIFKNWAGKQINIIRKEHDGNIEYGLETLKATIYSSILSIRLEYYRGINDVHYFEVQKDDDIYTYKEYKDDILIAEDTDTDMVNLLSDR
- a CDS encoding TetR/AcrR family transcriptional regulator; translated protein: MAYRRTDARIQHSEEMRENILKAALILIKEKGLAGLTIRKTIDRASTSNGNFYFYFKDKEDLIDQLIKSEVEKVLAPVDRIGQYYQKKELSSAVILASMVYTGVKVGLDYSSHSGILFQKALRSRTYSILRPIMIERTQKVFESIQLPDGLDSLLGATMWQGSLLVTIEEYGNKECDHHKVALHCASWNLRALGWEQKDALQALEQVVKTPITELS
- a CDS encoding DUF4260 domain-containing protein; translation: MPKINLHVDGAVLFIAGLVIYIQLGLPIWAFFVFLLVPDLFMLGYLINNNWGARVYNIGHSLAWPLVCAIIGIVLSNPLWYGIALIWTSHIGMDHAMGYGFKYNDAFKHTHFSEV